In Rhodopirellula islandica, one DNA window encodes the following:
- a CDS encoding phosphoglycerate kinase produces MAKKTIDQIDVQDKTVLMRVDFNVPLDESLAITDDRRIRMALPSIKSVIDRGGKVILMSHLGRPTGGEGDEKYSLAPAAKRLGELLGSTVHFATDTVGEDATAKAKALAAGEVLVLENLRFNPGEKKGDAEFAGKLAAMADAYCNDAFGTCHRKDASMVAVPEAMAGKPRVVGHLVAKEIQYLTDAISNPERPFVAILGGAKVSDKINVINNLLGICDAVLIGGAMAYTFSLASGGKVGNSLVEEDKVELAKELIAKGGDKLHLPVDTHCGDDFGNIAGCNKKVVAAGEIPDDMEGLDIGPETAKLYADVIKSAKTIVWNGPMGVFEKPPMDAGTKAVAQAIADGDAVSIIGGGDSAAAVDQLGFADDVSHVSTGGGASLAMLEGQAFAAVDLLDEA; encoded by the coding sequence ATGGCCAAGAAAACCATTGACCAAATCGACGTTCAAGACAAAACCGTCCTCATGCGAGTCGACTTCAACGTGCCGTTGGACGAATCGCTGGCAATCACCGATGACCGTCGCATCCGCATGGCGCTGCCCAGCATCAAGAGCGTGATTGATCGCGGTGGCAAGGTGATTTTGATGAGCCACTTGGGGCGCCCGACCGGTGGCGAAGGCGACGAAAAGTATTCGCTTGCCCCGGCCGCGAAACGCTTGGGCGAGTTGCTCGGCAGCACCGTGCACTTCGCGACTGACACCGTTGGCGAAGACGCAACGGCCAAAGCAAAAGCATTGGCTGCTGGCGAGGTCTTGGTGCTGGAAAATTTGCGTTTCAATCCAGGCGAAAAGAAAGGCGATGCGGAGTTCGCAGGCAAGTTGGCTGCCATGGCCGACGCTTACTGCAACGATGCGTTCGGAACCTGTCACCGCAAAGACGCATCGATGGTCGCTGTCCCCGAAGCGATGGCCGGCAAGCCTCGCGTGGTCGGTCACTTGGTCGCCAAAGAAATTCAGTACCTCACCGATGCGATCAGCAATCCAGAGCGTCCTTTTGTTGCCATCCTGGGTGGTGCGAAAGTCAGCGACAAAATCAACGTGATCAACAACCTGTTGGGCATCTGCGACGCGGTCTTGATCGGCGGCGCGATGGCCTACACGTTCTCGTTGGCCAGTGGCGGCAAAGTCGGCAATTCGTTGGTCGAAGAGGACAAGGTCGAATTGGCGAAAGAGTTGATCGCCAAAGGCGGCGACAAGCTGCACCTGCCCGTCGACACGCACTGCGGGGATGACTTCGGGAACATCGCTGGCTGCAACAAGAAGGTGGTTGCTGCAGGTGAGATTCCAGACGACATGGAAGGTTTGGACATCGGTCCTGAAACCGCCAAGCTGTACGCCGATGTGATCAAGTCGGCCAAAACCATCGTTTGGAACGGCCCAATGGGCGTGTTCGAAAAACCACCGATGGACGCCGGCACCAAAGCGGTTGCTCAAGCGATTGCGGATGGCGACGCGGTCAGCATCATCGGTGGTGGTGACAGTGCCGCTGCCGTGGACCAACTCGGATTCGCCGACGACGTCAGCCACGTCAGCACCGGCGGCGGAGCCAGCTTGGCAATGTTGGAAGGCCAAGCCTTCGCAGCCGTCGATTTGCTCGACGAAGCCTGA
- a CDS encoding Gfo/Idh/MocA family protein, with the protein MPQNTRSNIASPAATGIVPDSKTPTRRRFLGTGAALTAGVAATAAARPIRGAEPAESVSSSPNSHIRLALVGAGGRGTGAINDSLTINDNVSLAAIADLEGDKLGKICESLAKRHGDKVAVETAKMHGGIDAYKRILDDPEIDVVLFATPPGFRPQYVLDAVDAGKHVFAEKPTCVDPAGYRVCVEANDKAIANKTSIVTGTQYRRQTNYVEAVKRLHDGAIGDIISATSRYCSNGIWNKIRKEGMSDTQYQIYNWMHFIWLSGDQIAEQAVHNIDAINWIMGGPPELAYGSGGRFTRPEGSEMWDSMSIDYLYPGNRTVSFKCRQIPNAQGDNSNVIYGSKGICTIYGLNRGAEIRDHDGNEVWSMEGDIGAAYKQEHKDLVDSVRAGKPIVEFKETADSSLTAVLGRMAAYTGKQVTWDFAVNESKLDLFPENLDMNASLPEPAFAIPGKTKLV; encoded by the coding sequence ATGCCCCAAAACACCCGTTCGAACATTGCTTCGCCCGCTGCCACAGGCATTGTCCCTGACAGCAAAACACCGACCCGTCGCCGCTTCCTCGGCACGGGTGCCGCTCTGACCGCCGGAGTCGCCGCCACGGCAGCGGCCCGTCCGATTCGCGGGGCGGAACCTGCCGAATCCGTCAGCAGTTCACCCAACTCCCACATTCGATTGGCGTTGGTGGGAGCCGGCGGCCGCGGAACGGGAGCGATCAACGATTCGCTCACCATCAACGACAATGTCTCACTCGCCGCGATCGCGGACTTGGAAGGCGACAAGCTTGGCAAGATCTGCGAGTCGCTTGCGAAACGGCATGGCGACAAGGTCGCTGTCGAGACCGCCAAGATGCACGGCGGCATCGATGCTTACAAGCGGATTCTCGATGATCCCGAAATTGACGTGGTGCTGTTCGCAACACCGCCGGGATTTCGGCCTCAGTATGTCCTGGATGCGGTTGACGCGGGAAAGCATGTTTTCGCCGAGAAACCGACCTGCGTCGATCCGGCCGGCTATCGCGTTTGCGTCGAAGCGAATGACAAAGCCATCGCCAACAAAACATCGATCGTGACCGGTACCCAGTATCGTCGGCAAACGAACTACGTCGAAGCGGTCAAACGACTGCACGATGGTGCGATTGGGGACATCATCTCGGCGACCTCGCGCTACTGCAGCAACGGGATTTGGAACAAGATTCGCAAGGAAGGCATGAGCGACACCCAGTACCAAATCTACAACTGGATGCATTTCATTTGGTTGTCCGGTGACCAGATTGCTGAGCAAGCAGTTCACAACATTGATGCGATCAACTGGATCATGGGCGGACCGCCTGAGTTGGCTTACGGCAGTGGTGGTCGTTTCACTCGTCCCGAAGGCAGTGAGATGTGGGACAGCATGAGCATCGACTACCTGTATCCCGGCAATCGAACCGTTTCGTTCAAGTGCCGCCAGATTCCCAATGCTCAAGGCGACAACTCCAATGTCATCTACGGCAGCAAAGGCATCTGCACGATCTACGGATTGAACCGCGGTGCTGAAATTCGCGACCACGACGGCAACGAAGTGTGGTCGATGGAAGGCGACATTGGTGCGGCCTACAAGCAAGAGCACAAGGACTTGGTCGATAGTGTTCGTGCCGGAAAACCAATTGTCGAGTTCAAAGAGACGGCGGACAGTTCATTGACCGCGGTGCTGGGGCGGATGGCTGCCTACACAGGCAAGCAAGTGACGTGGGACTTCGCTGTGAACGAATCGAAGTTGGATCTGTTCCCCGAGAACCTGGACATGAACGCGTCCCTTCCCGAGCCAGCCTTCGCGATCCCCGGCAAGACCAAGCTGGTCTGA
- a CDS encoding sulfatase codes for MRHFTSRSNPFSRRSDCLETAAIRLFSARLSVLLWTLVVTLAFLSAAKTNAEEARPNVVLILVDDLGLHDIGIEGSKFHQTPHIDALAKRGMRFTAGYANCRVCSPSRASIQLGQFTARHGITDWIGAASGEKFNRGDELLPAEYVHELPAADVTLPEALREAGYQTFFAGKWHLGGDDSMPTDHGFNINIGGHHRGSPPGGFFAPYNNPVMESGPDGESLTRRLGKETASFIEGQDDQPYFAMLSFYAVHGPIQTTQELWQKYRESAPAPPADGNRFMIDRTLPVRQIQDNPVYAGMMETLDDAVGDVMAAIEASGKADNTLVIFTGDNGGVSSGDAYSTSNLPHRGGKGRQWEGGLREPYYVSMPASIAAESTCDVPVIGSDLYPTILDVCDLPLRPQQHIDGRSLETVLTDGEDQSLEQRSLIWHYPHYGNQGGDPSSVIRTGDYKLIHYHLDSHDELYHLPTDIGEQNDLAAEQPERVASMRKELLAYLESVNAKFPQPDPRFDAEKAKQRWARAHGPSKDRLEKREAAMLEPNWQPNKDWWGSTVD; via the coding sequence ATGCGACATTTCACCTCCCGCTCCAACCCTTTTTCGCGACGATCTGATTGTCTGGAAACCGCTGCGATCCGCCTCTTCAGCGCCCGATTGTCGGTCCTGCTTTGGACACTGGTCGTCACGCTCGCTTTCCTTTCGGCGGCGAAAACCAATGCCGAGGAAGCTCGTCCCAACGTGGTGCTGATTTTGGTCGATGACCTTGGACTGCATGACATTGGAATCGAAGGCAGCAAATTTCACCAAACACCGCACATCGACGCACTTGCGAAACGTGGGATGCGGTTCACGGCGGGCTACGCGAATTGTCGCGTCTGCAGTCCTTCGCGAGCCAGCATTCAGCTGGGCCAGTTCACGGCCCGTCACGGAATCACCGACTGGATCGGTGCCGCATCCGGTGAGAAATTCAATCGCGGTGATGAGCTGCTGCCGGCTGAGTACGTTCATGAGCTACCTGCTGCAGATGTGACCTTGCCGGAAGCCCTTCGCGAAGCTGGTTATCAAACGTTCTTTGCCGGGAAGTGGCACCTGGGCGGCGACGATTCCATGCCGACCGATCACGGTTTCAATATCAACATCGGTGGTCACCATCGCGGCAGCCCTCCAGGCGGCTTCTTCGCACCCTACAACAACCCGGTGATGGAAAGCGGTCCCGATGGCGAATCGCTGACGCGTCGTTTGGGAAAAGAAACCGCTTCGTTCATCGAGGGCCAAGACGACCAACCGTACTTTGCGATGCTGTCTTTCTACGCCGTTCACGGTCCCATCCAAACCACGCAAGAACTGTGGCAGAAGTACCGTGAATCAGCACCTGCGCCACCCGCCGACGGCAATCGATTCATGATCGATCGCACGTTGCCCGTTCGTCAGATTCAAGACAACCCGGTGTACGCCGGGATGATGGAAACACTCGATGACGCGGTCGGCGACGTGATGGCGGCGATCGAAGCGTCCGGCAAAGCCGACAACACCCTGGTCATCTTCACCGGCGACAACGGCGGTGTCTCCTCGGGCGACGCCTACTCGACCAGCAACTTGCCCCACCGCGGCGGCAAGGGCCGACAATGGGAAGGCGGCCTGCGTGAGCCATACTACGTTTCAATGCCCGCAAGCATCGCTGCTGAATCGACCTGTGACGTGCCGGTGATTGGATCGGATCTGTATCCCACCATCCTGGACGTTTGCGATTTGCCTCTGCGTCCTCAGCAACACATCGACGGCCGGTCACTTGAAACCGTGTTGACCGACGGCGAAGACCAATCGCTGGAGCAACGATCGCTGATCTGGCACTACCCGCACTACGGCAACCAAGGTGGTGACCCATCGTCGGTGATCCGAACCGGTGATTACAAGCTGATTCACTACCACTTGGATTCACACGACGAGCTGTATCATTTGCCCACCGACATCGGCGAACAAAACGACCTTGCCGCGGAGCAACCAGAACGAGTCGCGTCGATGCGAAAGGAATTGCTGGCATACCTTGAATCGGTCAACGCAAAATTCCCTCAACCGGACCCCCGCTTCGATGCTGAAAAGGCCAAGCAGCGTTGGGCTCGCGCCCACGGCCCCAGCAAAGACCGATTGGAAAAACGCGAAGCGGCGATGCTGGAACCCAACTGGCAACCGAACAAGGACTGGTGGGGAAGCACGGTCGATTGA